A window of Salvia splendens isolate huo1 chromosome 8, SspV2, whole genome shotgun sequence genomic DNA:
TTACCAAACGAAGTTATTGCTCATAAACTCGTGGAAAAGAGGGGGGGCCGATAGACCTAACCATTTCGGtcctaaattaattatatttattgctATTTAATCACCAGCATTCATCAACTTCTACCAAGACATGGCTTTAGGGTAGGTAGGATTTctatcaagattcaagaattAAATACAAAGTCTATGATGTTGATGCATGCAATAGTAAAAATATTAGGTTAGAACTCTTTATATGAACATCATAGGTCACATGTCTATTGTTTTGGCCTTTCACTATTAGGATATCTCAATGTGGTCCATGATTTTCAATGTTGTGCTCGCTAGAATCATATCTGAAGATGGGATTTCGTAGCGGTTGCATTAAGTACTatacttgaatttttttttcacaagTTGGAAAAATGACTATGGTGTTGTATTTATTGTGCAGGGGGTGAGAAAACATTCGCAGATGATGTGGCCGTTGATACGGAAGGAAATGCTTATGTAACCGATGTAAAGGGAAGCAAGCTTTGGAAGGTTGGTGTGGATGGTGAGCTCCTTTACACCATCAAGAGCCCCCTCTTTATCCCAAAAGAGTGGTACTACGGCTTGATTGGTCTCAATGGCATTGTGTACCATCCAAACGGGTATTTGTTGGTTGGCCATACTCTTTGGGGCAAGCTCTTCAAGGTTGAGATAGGCAAGGGAGACGTGGTTAAGGAAGTCAACATCATTGGGGGCTCATTGATGTTTGGAGATGGATTGGAGCTCGTATCACCCACAAAGCTCGTAGTTGCTGGCAATACGGTGAAGATGATGGAGAGCACAGATGATTGGGAGACTGCCCACATTGTAGGGAAGTCGAAGGCTCTAGGCCACCGTCTGGTGACAGCAGCCACGGTGAAGGAGGGTAAGGTTTATCTGAACCACCTTGTTGGTTTGGGGTATCCTAAGAGGAAACATGTGCTCGTTGAGGCCATTTTTACTTGATTATAACGAGACTCGGGTGGTTCGTTTTGATCTGTTACTTCCTGGAAAGGCCaatttggtggtggtggtgtgttcttttttgtgttttcctattttatttgaAGTTATGCATAAAGAGATGCGTGTAACGTTGCACTTGCCATTGCATTGCATTTCTATAAAGATATAGTACTACTTCTATTTCATAATAACGTAGTTcgtacatttaaatattttatggtGATATTTTCACATTAATTTTCTCTCTTTACGTCTCAAGTCATAtattcatatactccctccgtccaccatttaaagagtcattttgactcgatacgggttttaagaaattgtttgactttgtgaagaaaagtaaaaggagaaagtgagtggaatgtgagacccacttaaagcattagttttatattagattgtgagtgtaaaaagttgtTGGGATGTGAGATCCACGtactaaaagtgaaataaagtaaatggttctataaatcgtggacaaaccaaaatggcaaaagggTTCTTTAAATGATGGACGGAgggggagtatatatatatgcattctACGTCTACTATATTTGATTAAGCGAAACATGGATACATAATGTTTGATTTCATTATTACATTTTTACATTCACATTGTTCGCAAATAATAGTaaaagataaaattaaatatactccTAAAACCAAAATACAGAATAGTATGCCTCTATATGATACTTAATAATATAGcaaggtggcgttcggttgccatgactaatatcaggagactatccatctaggattaagttgtgagattattttagttggagggggaggctatgactaattatcatgagactatccatctaggattaagttgaagggttcaatcttatgaaccaaacatgatacatatttaatcatgagatttaatcttgccaaccgaacacccccaaGAGGTGAAAACCGTTATGGCTTATTTATAACAAGAAAACAAACATAATCAAACTTTAAATATGCACCATTCCAAACCAACAATACGTAAATTTGGTGGAAGCAATAGTATTAAATTTAGGTTTGCTATAGTTGATGACGACATGATTTTTTGGCCGAGTTGCAGAAATAGCCTAGCCTTTTGGATATTACAAATATAGTCTACATTTTTGGCGTGACTTGTATATAAGGTATGAGCCTATATTTTTGGGTTGGAAATTCATACTGGAAACAtctgaatatttttatttattttgcacgTTACATAGAAATATATTTTCCACTTAAGCACAAAATGACGCCGTTTAAATATCGGAGAACATATTCTTCAAAAAAATGATTCCACTTG
This region includes:
- the LOC121743116 gene encoding uncharacterized protein LOC121743116, yielding MPALCSTRFLLLILLSAVPVAYIIHSETSDRAAHVYSYASKSWLRECAKWDDLNRRFIVSFFEGGVGVVPVKDDGAMQDEITVVGDAGPGKNSTLGIAIDRPRNRLLVAIADVQGNKYSAVAAYDLTTWNRLFHTQLGGPGGEKTFADDVAVDTEGNAYVTDVKGSKLWKVGVDGELLYTIKSPLFIPKEWYYGLIGLNGIVYHPNGYLLVGHTLWGKLFKVEIGKGDVVKEVNIIGGSLMFGDGLELVSPTKLVVAGNTVKMMESTDDWETAHIVGKSKALGHRLVTAATVKEGKVYLNHLVGLGYPKRKHVLVEAIFT